The following proteins come from a genomic window of Streptomyces liliiviolaceus:
- a CDS encoding DedA family protein yields the protein MRPVLAVAVTTVPTVATQQAIGYPSLFLLVLIGALVPVIPTGALVSSAAVVAVHQAAPFSMLLVFLVSALAAFLGDMALYWLGRRGMKSKNGSRWLAAIRDRAPEDRLAQAQGKLADHGVAVLVLSRLVPAGRIPVMLACLMAKWPMRRFAHGNAPACLAWAATYQLIGVLGGSLFKEPWEGVLAAVLLTVLVSVTPTLWRRLRSATAR from the coding sequence GTGAGACCTGTGCTCGCCGTCGCGGTCACGACCGTGCCGACTGTGGCCACTCAGCAGGCGATCGGTTATCCGTCGCTGTTCCTGCTGGTGCTGATCGGTGCGCTGGTGCCGGTCATTCCCACGGGGGCGCTGGTGAGTTCGGCGGCCGTGGTGGCCGTCCACCAGGCGGCGCCCTTCTCGATGCTGCTGGTCTTCCTGGTGTCGGCGCTGGCCGCGTTCCTCGGGGACATGGCGCTGTACTGGCTCGGGCGCCGTGGCATGAAGTCGAAGAACGGTTCGCGCTGGCTCGCGGCGATCCGCGACCGCGCGCCCGAGGACCGGCTGGCCCAGGCGCAGGGGAAGCTCGCCGACCACGGGGTCGCGGTGCTGGTGCTGTCCCGGCTGGTGCCCGCGGGGCGCATCCCGGTGATGCTCGCCTGTCTGATGGCGAAGTGGCCGATGCGCCGGTTCGCCCACGGCAACGCGCCGGCGTGCCTCGCGTGGGCCGCGACGTACCAGCTCATCGGGGTGCTGGGCGGGTCCCTGTTCAAGGAACCGTGGGAGGGCGTGCTGGCGGCGGTGCTCCTGACGGTGCTCGTCAGCGTGACCCCGACGCTGTGGCGCCGCCTCCGCAGCGCGACCGCCCGCTAG
- a CDS encoding MBL fold metallo-hydrolase, giving the protein MTQQSESATTTTTSTTTTTSTPPDVAGPLAEPRPLGERRVWPRSFAGRLTAPLPGLSGFARFAREGALRPGPEGLADIPRLPYAPEPLPRIDSDTVAVSWAGHASWVVRIGGLTVLTDPVWSRKILGTPARITPVGVPWSALPRVDAVVISHNHYDHLDAPTLRRLPRDTPVFVPAGLGRWFRRRRFTRVTELDWWEAAELRGVRLDFVPAHHWSKRSLHDTCRTLWGGWVLTASDGRRVYFAGDTGYGHWFARIGARYPGIDLALLPIGAYDPRWWLSDVHCDPEDAVRAVQDLGALRMAPMHWATFVLSAEPVLEPLTRVRAAWEAAGLPRETLWDLPVGASRILP; this is encoded by the coding sequence ATGACGCAGCAGTCCGAGTCGGCCACGACCACCACGACCTCCACGACCACGACGACCTCCACCCCGCCCGATGTCGCAGGGCCGCTCGCGGAGCCGCGGCCGCTCGGTGAACGGCGCGTCTGGCCCCGGTCCTTCGCCGGGCGGCTCACCGCACCGCTGCCGGGCCTCAGCGGTTTCGCGCGGTTCGCGCGCGAGGGGGCGCTGCGGCCGGGGCCGGAGGGGCTCGCCGACATTCCCCGACTGCCGTACGCGCCCGAGCCGTTGCCCCGGATCGACTCCGACACGGTCGCCGTCTCCTGGGCGGGGCACGCCAGTTGGGTGGTCCGGATCGGTGGCCTCACGGTGCTCACCGACCCGGTCTGGTCCCGCAAGATCCTCGGAACTCCCGCCCGGATCACCCCCGTCGGCGTGCCCTGGAGCGCGCTGCCGCGGGTGGACGCGGTCGTCATCTCCCACAACCACTACGACCACCTGGACGCGCCGACCCTGCGCCGGCTCCCGCGGGACACCCCGGTGTTCGTCCCGGCGGGACTGGGGCGCTGGTTCCGGCGCCGGCGCTTCACGCGGGTGACGGAGCTGGACTGGTGGGAGGCGGCCGAACTCCGCGGTGTCCGCCTGGACTTCGTGCCGGCCCACCACTGGTCCAAGCGCAGCCTCCACGACACGTGCCGCACGCTGTGGGGCGGCTGGGTGCTGACCGCGTCCGACGGCAGACGGGTGTACTTCGCGGGGGACACGGGGTACGGGCACTGGTTCGCCCGGATCGGGGCGCGTTATCCCGGCATCGACCTGGCGCTGCTGCCGATCGGTGCGTACGACCCCCGGTGGTGGCTCAGCGATGTGCACTGCGATCCGGAGGACGCGGTGCGGGCGGTCCAGGACCTCGGTGCGCTTCGGATGGCTCCGATGCACTGGGCGACCTTCGTCCTGTCGGCCGAGCCCGTCCTGGAACCGCTCACGCGCGTCCGTGCGGCCTGGGAGGCGGCGGGCCTGCCCCGGGAAACCCTGTGGGACCTCCCGGTAGGAGCCTCCCGCATCCTGCCGTGA